The sequence below is a genomic window from Streptomyces sp. NBC_00582.
CCGTGACCAGGCCGGCCTGCTCGGCGGCAAGGGTGCGAACCTGGCCGAGATGACCCGGCTGGGGCTGCCGGTCCCGCCGGGTTTCACGGTGACCACCGAGGCCTGCCGCGCCTTCTTCGCCACCGGCGCCGAGCCGGACGGTCTGGCGCGGGAGATCTCCGAGCACCTGACCGCCCTGGAGCGGGCGGCGGGACGGCGGCTGGGACAACCCGACGACCCGCTGCTGCTCTCCGTCCGCTCCGGGGCGCGGTTCTCCATGCCCGGCATGATGGAGACGATCCTCGACATCGGCCTCGACGACTCCTCCGTGCTCGGCCTGGCGAAGGTCTCCGGGAACGAGCGCTTCGCCTGGGACTCCTACCGCCGCCTCGTGCAGATGTTCGGCAGCACCGTCATGGGGGTCGACGGCTCTCTCTTCGAGAGCGGCATGGCCGACCTCAAGCGGGTCCGGGGCGCCGCGGACGATCTGGATCTGAACGCGGCGGATCTGGCCGGCCTCGTCGGGACGTACAAGGACCTGATCCGCGCGGAGACCGGTGAGGACTTCCCGCAGTCCCCGGCCGAGCAACTGCGCCGCGCGGTCCTCGCCGTGTTCGAGTCCTGGAACGGCGAGCGCGCCCGGCTGTACCGCCGACGCGAGCACATCGCGGACGACCTGGGCACCGCGGTCAATGTGCAGACCATGGTCTTCGGCAACCTCGGAGCCGACTCCGGCAGCGGCGTCGCCTTCACCCGGGACCCGGCCACCGGGCGGCCCGGCCTGTACGGCGACTACCTGGCGGACGCGCAGGGCGAGGACGTCGTCGCGGGCATCCGCAACACCGTCCCGCTGACCGCCCTGGAAGAGCTGGATCCGACGTCGTACGAGCGACTGCGCGGGCACATGCGGACGTTGGAGGGGCACTACCGGGATCTGTGCGACATCGAGTTCACCATCGAGCGGGGCAGGCTGTGGATGCTCCAGACCCGGGTCGGCAAGCGCACGGCCGAGGCCGCGTTCGCCATCGCCGCGGAACTGGCCGACGAAGGCCTCATCACCCCCGACGAGGGCCTCGCCCGGGTCACCGGCGACGGCCTCGCCCGGCTGATGTTCCCCCGGTTCGACACCTCGGCCGTCGGCGAGCCCCTCGCGCACGGCCTGCCGGCCTCGCCGGGTGCGGCGGTGGGCGCGGCGGTGTTCGACTCGGCCGAAGCGGTCCGCCGGGCCGCCGCCGGCGAGAAGGTCGTCCTCGTCCGCCAGGAGACCACCCCGGACGATCTCCCGGGCATGATCGCCGCACAGGCGGTGCTGACCGGCCGCGGCGGCAAGACGAGCCACGCGGCGGTGGTCGCGCGCGGGATGGGCAGGGTGTGCGTGTGCGGTGCGGAGGAGCTCGCCGTGGACACCGAGGCACGCCGGTTCACCGTCCGGGACACCGTGGTCGAGGAGGGCACGGTCGTCTCCGTCGACGGGTCCGACGGCGCGGTGTACCTGGGCGCGGCTCCCCTGGTCGACTCCGCTGTCATGCGCTACTTCGAGACGGGCGAGCGCGCGGTGCCCCTGGTCGAGGCCGTGGCGCGCGCCATGGAGCGGGCGGACGGCGCCCGGCGGCTCGAGGTGCGGGCGAACGCCGACACCCCCGAGGACGCCGCACGGGCCCGGCGGTTCGGTGCGCGGGGCGTCGGGCTGTGCCGTACCGAGCACATGTTCCTCGGCGAGCGCCGCAAGCTGGTCGAGGCGATGATCCTGGCCCGTGACGAGGGCGAGCGCGAGCAGGCGCTGGGCGCGCTGCTGCCGCTCCAGCGGCAGGACTTCATCGGCATCCTGGAGGCGATGGACGGTCTGCCGGTGACCATCCGGCTCATCGACCCTCCCCTGCACGAGTTCCTGCCGGACCGCACCGACCTCGCCGTGCGCATCGCCACCGCCGAGGCCCAGGGCGCCGTGCCCGATCCGCACGACACCGCACTGCTCGACGCGGTCAACCGGATGCACGAGGAGAATCCGATGCTCGGGCTGCGCGGCGTCCGTCTGGGCCTGGTCGTGCCGGGGCTGGTCGCGATGCAGGTGCGGGCGATCGCCGAGGCGGTCGTGGCGCGCACGCGGGCGGGGGGCTCCCCCGAGGCGGAGATCATGGTGCCGCTGGTCGGCGCCGTGGAGGAACTGCGCATCGAACGGGAGGAAGTGGAACGGGTCCTCGCCGAGGTCTCCGAGGAGTCCGGTGTCCCCGTGCGCTGCCCGGTCGGCACCATGATCGAGCTGCCCCGGGCCGCGCTCACCGCCGGGCGGATCGCGGAGGAGGCGGAGTTCTTCTCCTTCGGCACCAACGACCTCACCCAGACCACCTGGGGCTTCTCCCGCGACGACGTGGAGGCGGCGTTCTTCTCCGCCTACCTCGACAAGGGGATCTTCGCCACGTCCCCCTTCGAGACGCTCGACCGGGCGGGCGTGGGCCGGCTGGTCCGGATCGCCGTCGACGAGGGCCGCGCCACGCGACCCGATCTGAAGATCGGCGTCTGCGGCGAGCACGGCGGCGATCCGGACTCCGTCCACTTCTTCCACGCGGCGGGACTGGACTACGTCTCCTGCTCGCCGTTCCGCGTCCCGGTCGCGCGCCTGGAGGCGGGACGCGCCGCGCTCCCCGGGACGGGGACGGACGACAGCAGGTGAGCAGAGAGGAAGTGGGTGCCATGGCCCGCATCGTCGGTGAGGTGATGACCTTCGACGTCGTCGAGGCGCGCCCGGAGACATCGTTCAAGGACGTCGTACGGCTGCTGGACCGCCACCGGATCAGTGGGCTGCCCGTGGTGGACGACGACGACAAGGTCGTGGGAGTGATCTCCGAGACCGATCTGATCCGCCGCCAGGCGTCCCGGCCCGTCTCCCGCGCCGTCACGGCGCGGGAGCTGATGTCGACACCCGCGATCACCGTGCATCCGGAGCAGCGGATCGCCGACGCCGCGCGGCTGATGGAGCGGCGTGGCGTCGAGCGTCTGCCGGTGGTGGACGAGGAGGACCGGCTGATCGGCATCGCCACACGGCGCGACCTGCTGCGCGTCTTCCTGCGCACGGACGACGAGATCGGCCGGGACGTCCGCGAGGAGGTGCTGACCCGCGCCCTCGGCCGGTCGGCCGACGGCGTGACCGTGTCGGTCCGGGACGGCGTGGTCACGCTGGCAGGGTCCCCCGAGCACGGCGGGGATCTTCCGCTCGCGATCCGGCTGACATACCGGGTGGACGGTGTCGTCGGCGTCGTCAACAGGCTGGTCCTGCAAACCACTTCGGGGCCGGTCGGCCTCGTGGAGGGACCAATGGGTCCTGCTCCCGGACCCCGCTGAGGGGAGACGCTGCCGGTGGAAGCGGTGCCGCCCCGTCCCGCGGTACCGCTCCCTCCCCGCGCCGCCCGGCGCGGCGCGTCCGACTCGACGACGGAGGACCGCCCCATGACCCGCCACGACGACCGCACCGCGACCACCGACCCCGCCGGCGCGCCGTCCGACATCGCCGTCGCGGTGGACCGCCTGGTGGCGAACGGGCTGAAGGCGCTCACCGACTACGAGACGCTCGACCAGGAACAGGTCGACCACATCGTCAAGAAGGCCTCGGTCGCCGCCCTGGACCAGCACACCGCGCTGGCCCGGCTCGCGGTGGAGGAGACCGGACGCGGCGTCTTCGAGGACAAGGCCGCCAAGAACATGTTCGCCTGCGAGTACGTCACGCACAGCATGGGCCCGATGAAGACGGTCGGAGTCATCGCCCGCGACGACCTCGACGACATGACCGAGATCGCCGAACCGGTCGGAGTGGTCTGCGCGGTCACGCCCGTCACCAACCCGACCTCCACCACGATCTTCAAGGCGCTGATGGCGCTGAAGACCCGCAACCCCGTCGTGTTCGCCTTCCACCCCTCCGCCCAGCGCTGCAGCGCACAGGCGGCCCGGGTCGTGCGTGACGCGGCGGTCGCCGCGGGCGCACCGGAGCACTGTGTGCAGTGGATCGAGACGCCGTCCGTCGAGGCGACCGGCACCCTGATGCGCCACCCCGGCGTCTCGCTGATCCTGGCCACCGGCGGCAACGCCATGGTCAAGGCCGCCTACTCGGCGGGCAAGCCCGCCCTGGGCGTGGGCGCCGGCAACGTTCCCGCCTACGTCCACCGCAGTGCCGACCTGCGCCGGGCCGTGAACGACCTGGTGCTCTCCAAGTCCTTCGACAACGGCATGATCTGCGCCTCCGAACAGGCCGTCGTCCTGGACGAGGAGATCCACGACGCGGTCCTCGCCGAGTTCCGCGCCCTGCACGCCCACCTGGCCACCGCCGAGGAGAAGGCGAAGCTGGAGACCTTCCTGTTCCCCGTCGGCGCGGCGGGCGCGGGCCCCGAGCCCAAGGTCAACTCCGCGGCCGTGGGGCGGAGCGCGTCCTGGATCGCCGAACAGGCCGGATTCTCCGTGCCGGAGCACACGTCGCTCATCCTGGTGGAGTGCGACGGGGTCGGCCCGCGGGAGCCGCTCACCCGCGAGAAGCTCTGCCCGGTCCTCGCCGTCCTGCGGGCCGGTTCCGAGCAGCAGGGCTTCGATCTGGCCGCCGACATGGTCGCCTTCCACGGACAGGGCCACACTGCCGTCATCCACACCGGGGACCCCGGGCCGGCGGAGGCGTACGGCCGCCGTATGAAGACCGTGCGGATCATCGTCAACGCCCCGTCCTCGCACGGTGCGATCGGCGGCATCTACAACAGCCTGCTGCCGTCGCTGACGCTGGGCTGCGGCTCCTGGGGCAGCACGTCGGTGTCGAACAACGTCTCGGCCGCCCAGTTGCTGAACGTCAAGCGGGTGTCGGCGCGCCGCAACAACCTCCAGTGGTTCAAGGTACCTCCCAAGATCTACTTCGAGCCCCAGTCCCTCCGCTACCTCACCTCGATGCCGGACATCCACCGTGTCACCGTCGTCACCGACGCGACGATGACCCGTCTCGGCCTCGTCGACCGGGTCGAGCGCGTGCTGCGACGGCGCCGTGAGCCGGTCACCCTCCAGGTCATCGACGACGTCGAACCCGAGCCCAGCATCGACTCCGTCCGGCGCGGCGCCCGCCTCATGGGCGATTTCCGCCCCGACACCATCATCGCCCTCGGCGGCGGCTCGCCCATGGACGCGGCCAAGGTGATGTGGCTGCTGTACGAGCAGCAGGCCGAGGGCGGGGACGTCGACTTCGCCGACATGCGGCACAAGTTCTCCGACATCCGCAAACGCGCCTTCCGCTTCCCGACCCTGGGCAGGCTGGCCCGGCTGGTGTGCGTCCCGACCACCTCCGGCACCGGCGCCGAGGTGACCCCGTTCGCCGTCATCTCCGACCCGGCCACCGGCAAGAAGTACCCGCTGGCCGACTACGCCCTCACCCCGAGCGTGGCGATCGTCGACCCCCTGCTCACCACCGGGCTGCCCCGGGAACTGGCCGCCGACAGCGGCTTCGACGCCCTCACCCACGCCATCGAGGCGTATGTGTCCGTCTACGCCAACGACTTCACCGACGGCCTCGCCCTGCACGCGATCCGGATGATCTTCGACCACATCGATGCGGCCGTGAACGACCGCGCGGGCCACCCCGAGGCGCGGGAGAAGATGCACAACGCCGGCACCATCGCGGGCATGGCCTTCGGCAACGCCTTCCTCGGCATCGTCCACGCCATGTCCCACACCCTGGGCGCCACCTTCCACATCGCGCACGGCCGCACCAACGCCGTGCTCCTGCCGCACGTCATCCGCTACAACGGCAGCGCCCCGACGAAGCTCACCGGCTGGCCCAAGTACGAGCACTACCGCGCTCCCGAACGTTTCCAGGACATCGCCCGCACCCTCGGCCTGCCGGCGGCCACCCCGGCCGAGGGCGTCGAGTCCCTCGCCGCGGCGGTGGAACGGCTGCGCGGCGCCGTCGGCATCGAGCCGACGTTCCAGGCCCTCGGCGTCGACGAGCGCGCCTTCCTCGACGCCCTGCCCCAACAGGCCCTCAACGCCTTCGAGGACCAGTGCGCCCCCGCCAACCCCCGGATGCCCCTGCTCGACGACATGCGGGACCTCATGCGAACCGCCTACTACGGCCTCGACCAGGGCCGTCGGAACGCGTAGCAGACAGAACACCCGAAAGGATTTCGATGACCAGCGACAACACACGGCGGACCCCCCTGGTGCGGCTGCGCCGCGACGGCGCCGTGGACGAGGCGACCCTCGCGTACGCCCGTACGAAGATCGACGCCGTGGTGGGCCGGCAGGGCATGCCCACCGTCACCGGTGAGGTGCGCATCGCGCGGGCGTCCGCCCCGCACGCGGGCCACCCGTGGTCCGCCACGGCCGACCTGCGCATCGGCGGTCGTCACGTGGTCGCCGTGGCCGAGGAGGCCACGGGCACGGAGGTCGTCGACCGGCTCCAGGACCGGCTGCGCCGCCAGACCGACAGGGCCGCCCACGCCGGGGACACCGGCCACCGGACGACGGCCCCGCCGTGGCGGGGCGGCAGCGGGACGCCTGAGCCCCTCACAGGGCCCGACAGTTCGACCGGCGCGAACGAGGAGAAGTGATGGCGAAGGCATACCTGGTGGGCAGCGGGATCGCGGCACTCGCCGCGGCGACGTTCCTGATCCGTGACGGCGGCTTCGAGGGGGCGGACATCCATCTCTTCGAGGAGCAGCGAGCCGTCGGCGGGAGTCTGGACGCCGGTGGCACGCCGGACGCCGGTTACACCCTGCGCGGCGGTCGGATGTTCGAGGCCGAGTTCCGCTGCACGTACGACCTGCTGTCCGGCATACCCACCCTCGACGACCCCTCCGTCACCGTGACGGAGGAGATCCTGGCCGGACACGAGGACTTCGCCTGGGACGACATCGCCCGGCTCGTCGACGGGGACGGCAAGATCGTCGACACGACGTCGATGGGCTTCTCCGAGCGCGACCGGCTGGAGCTGGTGCGCTGCCTGGCCACCCCCGAGGGACACCTGGACGACAAGCGCATCACCGACTGCTTCGGCGAGCACTTCTTCACGACCAACTTCTGGTTCATGTGGTGCACCACGTTCGCCTTCCAGCCCTGGCACAGCGCGATCGAGTTCCGCCGCTACCTGAGGCGCTTCGTCCATCTCTTCCCCGAGTTCGCCTCGATGTCGGGTATCCACCGGACCCGTTACAACCAGTACGACTCCCTCGTGCTGCCCCTGACGGCCTGGCTGCGCGAGCGCGGCGTGACCCTGCACACCGGGTGCCGTGTCACCGACC
It includes:
- the adhE gene encoding bifunctional acetaldehyde-CoA/alcohol dehydrogenase → MTRHDDRTATTDPAGAPSDIAVAVDRLVANGLKALTDYETLDQEQVDHIVKKASVAALDQHTALARLAVEETGRGVFEDKAAKNMFACEYVTHSMGPMKTVGVIARDDLDDMTEIAEPVGVVCAVTPVTNPTSTTIFKALMALKTRNPVVFAFHPSAQRCSAQAARVVRDAAVAAGAPEHCVQWIETPSVEATGTLMRHPGVSLILATGGNAMVKAAYSAGKPALGVGAGNVPAYVHRSADLRRAVNDLVLSKSFDNGMICASEQAVVLDEEIHDAVLAEFRALHAHLATAEEKAKLETFLFPVGAAGAGPEPKVNSAAVGRSASWIAEQAGFSVPEHTSLILVECDGVGPREPLTREKLCPVLAVLRAGSEQQGFDLAADMVAFHGQGHTAVIHTGDPGPAEAYGRRMKTVRIIVNAPSSHGAIGGIYNSLLPSLTLGCGSWGSTSVSNNVSAAQLLNVKRVSARRNNLQWFKVPPKIYFEPQSLRYLTSMPDIHRVTVVTDATMTRLGLVDRVERVLRRRREPVTLQVIDDVEPEPSIDSVRRGARLMGDFRPDTIIALGGGSPMDAAKVMWLLYEQQAEGGDVDFADMRHKFSDIRKRAFRFPTLGRLARLVCVPTTSGTGAEVTPFAVISDPATGKKYPLADYALTPSVAIVDPLLTTGLPRELAADSGFDALTHAIEAYVSVYANDFTDGLALHAIRMIFDHIDAAVNDRAGHPEAREKMHNAGTIAGMAFGNAFLGIVHAMSHTLGATFHIAHGRTNAVLLPHVIRYNGSAPTKLTGWPKYEHYRAPERFQDIARTLGLPAATPAEGVESLAAAVERLRGAVGIEPTFQALGVDERAFLDALPQQALNAFEDQCAPANPRMPLLDDMRDLMRTAYYGLDQGRRNA
- the ppdK gene encoding pyruvate, phosphate dikinase; its protein translation is MVRYVYDFAEGGRDQAGLLGGKGANLAEMTRLGLPVPPGFTVTTEACRAFFATGAEPDGLAREISEHLTALERAAGRRLGQPDDPLLLSVRSGARFSMPGMMETILDIGLDDSSVLGLAKVSGNERFAWDSYRRLVQMFGSTVMGVDGSLFESGMADLKRVRGAADDLDLNAADLAGLVGTYKDLIRAETGEDFPQSPAEQLRRAVLAVFESWNGERARLYRRREHIADDLGTAVNVQTMVFGNLGADSGSGVAFTRDPATGRPGLYGDYLADAQGEDVVAGIRNTVPLTALEELDPTSYERLRGHMRTLEGHYRDLCDIEFTIERGRLWMLQTRVGKRTAEAAFAIAAELADEGLITPDEGLARVTGDGLARLMFPRFDTSAVGEPLAHGLPASPGAAVGAAVFDSAEAVRRAAAGEKVVLVRQETTPDDLPGMIAAQAVLTGRGGKTSHAAVVARGMGRVCVCGAEELAVDTEARRFTVRDTVVEEGTVVSVDGSDGAVYLGAAPLVDSAVMRYFETGERAVPLVEAVARAMERADGARRLEVRANADTPEDAARARRFGARGVGLCRTEHMFLGERRKLVEAMILARDEGEREQALGALLPLQRQDFIGILEAMDGLPVTIRLIDPPLHEFLPDRTDLAVRIATAEAQGAVPDPHDTALLDAVNRMHEENPMLGLRGVRLGLVVPGLVAMQVRAIAEAVVARTRAGGSPEAEIMVPLVGAVEELRIEREEVERVLAEVSEESGVPVRCPVGTMIELPRAALTAGRIAEEAEFFSFGTNDLTQTTWGFSRDDVEAAFFSAYLDKGIFATSPFETLDRAGVGRLVRIAVDEGRATRPDLKIGVCGEHGGDPDSVHFFHAAGLDYVSCSPFRVPVARLEAGRAALPGTGTDDSR
- a CDS encoding CBS domain-containing protein, yielding MARIVGEVMTFDVVEARPETSFKDVVRLLDRHRISGLPVVDDDDKVVGVISETDLIRRQASRPVSRAVTARELMSTPAITVHPEQRIADAARLMERRGVERLPVVDEEDRLIGIATRRDLLRVFLRTDDEIGRDVREEVLTRALGRSADGVTVSVRDGVVTLAGSPEHGGDLPLAIRLTYRVDGVVGVVNRLVLQTTSGPVGLVEGPMGPAPGPR